The sequence below is a genomic window from Thiomonas intermedia.
ACCCCATGGTGATCCGGTCGATCGGACGCCAGCGCTTCATCGGCCGCATGAGCCCGCTGGTGGCGCCCGGAAACTCGATCTGCGGACGCTGACCGAACCCGACCGCCGTGTACATATTCCACTGCACCTGGGCCGGCATCTTGCTCACCACCTGGGAAGTGGCGACGTTGCTCGAATACTGGATGACCTGCGGCAGTTCGATATCGCCGTTGTTGTTGTCGTCGCAGATATTGGCGCCGAAGAACTGCTGGCAGCCCGGCGCGGTGTGGAACACCGTGGTCGGCGTGATGAGCCCGGCCTGCAGCGCCGCACTCAGCGTGATGGGCTTGAGCACGGAGCCCGGCTCGAAGGCGTCGGTCACCGCGTAGTTGCGGATGTCCGACTCGGTCATGCGGCGGCGTGTGTTGGGGTCGAAGCTCGGATAGTTGGCCATGGCCAGGATTTCGCCGGTCTTCGCATCGATCACGACGGCGCTGCCGTTCTTGGCCTTGTTGTCCACCACCGACTGCTTGAGCGCCTGATAGGTGAGGTACTGGATCTTGCTGTCGATCGACAGGCGCACATCCTGCCCATCCACTGGCGGCACGCCGCCCGACACGTCCTCGATCACATTGCCCAGCCGGTCCTTGACGACCTTGCGCACGCCCGGATGGCCAGCCAGGCGCGATTGCAGCGCCAGTTCCATGCCGTCCTGGCCCTGACCCTCGATATTGGAAAAGCCGATGAGCTGCGCTGCCGCCGACCCTTCCGGGTAGTAACGCTTATAGCTGGGCGACTCGTAAATGCCCTTGATGCCCAGCGCCTTGACCTGCTTGGCGATGTCGATGTCCACCTGCCGCTTGAGATAGACAAACTGCTTGTCGGAATCGAGGCGGCGCTTCAGATCGGCGGCGTTCAGGCCCAGCAGCCGCGCGAGCTGCTGCACCTTGCCGTTGTCGGACTCGACCTGGGTCGGATCGGCCCAGATGGTCTTCGCGGGAATGCTCGACGCCAGGATGTTGCCGTTGCGATCGAGAATGCGGCCACGCATGGCCGGCAGCTCGATGGTGCGCACAAAACGCAGCTCGCCCTGATTCTGGTAGAACTGGGTCGTCCAGACCTGCACCCAGAAAGCGCGCAGGGCCAGCGCCGCGAAGGCGGCGAACAACAACCCCTTGACCAGCCAGGCACGGCCCGGCGGCAGCTTGACGTTGAGCAGCGGGCTCTTGTCGTAACTGGCAGCAGGCATGTGAGGGCGCAGCGCAGGATTTTTCATCGGTGCGCTCCCTTGCCGGCTGAACGGGGCTGAGACTGCGGCACGGCGGGCAAGGGCGTCAGCGTCGACTGGCCTTCGTGCACGAACACGGTACGCGCCGCGGTGATCGGGCGCATGTCGAGCTGGGTTCGGGCGATCTGCTCGATGCGCCCCGGCGCACTCATCGCGCGGTACTCCACCTGAAGACGATCCTTGTCCATCTGCAGCTGCTCAGCGCGCTGCTGCGCCACGTCCAGGGCCGCGAAGGTGCGCCTGCCCTGGTACTGCGCGCGCACCACCGACATGGCGCACAGCACCACGACGAACAGGAGCACGAGGTTGATGCGGGTCATGGCTTGCCCCTCAGACCCGTTGCGCCACGCGCAGCATGGCGGAGCGCGACCGCGCGTTGCCGCTGACTTCCGCCGCCGTAGGGCGCAGCCGCGCCACTTCGCTCAAATCCGGCTTGAACTCGGCCGAAAGCCCGGGCACGAAGGGCTGGCGCCGATCGACGGCGGGCGCGCGGGCATGGCGATGAATGAAGCGCTTGATCAGCGCGTCTTCGAGTGAGTGAAAACTGATCACGGCCAGCCGCCCGCCCGGTTTCAGGCAGTCGAGCACCTGGCTCAACGCCGCTTCGATCTGCGCAAGCTCGGCATTGACGTGAATCCGAAGAGCTTGAAACGTGCGGGTGGCCGGATCCTGGCCCGGCTCACGACTCTTGACTGTGGCGGCAACCAGTGCGGCGAGTTCGCCGCTGCGCGCAAGGGGCGCTCCGGCATCGCGGCGAGCCACAATCTTCTTTGCAATCTGGACAGCCGCCCGTTCGTCTCCATAGTCCCTCAGCACGGTTGCAATCTCATCCACACTTGCCGATGCCAGATACTCAGCGACGGTTGGCCCGCTGCTGGTGTCCATGCGCATATCCAGAGGCCCGTCAGCGCGAAAGCTGAATCCGCGCTCGGGTTGATCGAGTTGCGGCGACGACACCCCCAGATCGAACAGCAGCCCGTCGGCCTGCGACACGCCCTGATCGCGCAGCACCCGCGCAAACTCGGAGAACGGCGCATGCGCGATCACAAAACGCGCATCGTGAATCTGGGCCGCGGCTTCGATGGCCTGCGGATCGCGGTCGATCGCAATCAGCCGTCCGGCAGGCGACAGGCGACGCAGGATTTCCCGGCTGTGCCCGCCACGCCCGAAGGTCGCGTCGAGATACACCCCGCTCGGGTCGGTGATCAATTGGTCGACCGCCTCGTGCAGCAACACGGTGCGGTGCGCCGTTTCGGCGCTGGGCGTGGGAGCGTGTTGGCGCATACACGGTCACAACACAATGTCGCGCACGGCATCGGGCATACCTGCCTCGATCACCGCCGCTTCTTGCGCCTGATGTTTGGCGCGATCCCAGATTTCGAAATGCCGACCCATGCCGATGAGATCGACTTCGCGCTCCAGTCCCGCTGCCTGGCGCAACTCGGGCGAAATGAGCACCCGGCCGGTCGCATCCATTTCCGTCTCGGTCGCATGACCCAGATAGATGCGGCGCCAGCCCTGCGCCGCCATCGGCAATTGCATGACTTTGTCGCGGAACCCGACCCATTCATCATCCGAGAACAGCATGAGACAACCGTCAGGGCTCTTGGTCAGCGTGAGCCGACCCTGCGACCGGGCCATCAGCACATCCCGATGCCGGGCAGGCACGGTCATGCGACCCTTGCCGTCCAGATTGAGTGCCGAAATGCCAATGAACATGAATTCGCCCGCGGTTGCCGTGCCCTGGTGGGAGCCCTGAATGTGCAAAGCCCTGCACAATTTCCCACTTTTTTGCACTAATCGCCACTTTAGGGGATGGCGATAGCCGCGGTCAAGCCAGAAACCCTGAAAAATCTTTTACAAAACAAGGACTTAGATACTGTTTATGAAACCAGTAAATAAGCATGTTTCCATTAAAAATGAACGCTTTAGAGCGAGTCGTGAAAGTCTTTTCTAGAAAAAGGCTGCACCAGAGCAACCTCAGAATGCCGAGCAGCACTCAACCTCACCCGCTGGATGCCGAGAAAAAGGGAAAGTGCGAAGCGGAGCTATAAGCCGGATTCTGTGCAGCGCAGGCTTGCGCCGACGCCGTGGCAGCCATTCCTCTAGGCCCCGCATTGCTACGGGGCTCAAGCCACCTACCCGCAGACTCGCGCGGGCCGCGCTGTGCCAGCGTTGCCGCTGGCGTGTCTGCCTATTTGGTGTTGCTCCGGATGGAGGTTGCCGCGTTTCACGTCCACACCGGTTGCCCGGTGTTTACTCGTCTCTGTGGCCCTGTTCGTCACGTCACCGTGCACGGCCGTTAGCCGTCATCCCACCCTATGGAGTCCGGACCTTCCTCGATGCGCGAAGCGCACCGCGACTGCCCACTCCACTTCGCAGATCGGATTATCGTGGATTCACGCTTTGCGCATGCTGGTATGGCCAGTCTCGTCCAGACACTCTCGCTCTTGACCCAGGACAAGGCGCGAGGCATTCAAAGGATTAGATTCGTCGCCTTTACAGTTTTTGCAGTTCAACGAAAGAACACGCTCGTGGCAACCGAACTCTTCAACAATGGCACGCATCTCTGCTTGATGTTCAGCGATCTGGTCGAGGAAAACGCCGACGCCGTCCAGGCCAACCAGTTTCTCATCATTGATCACGGCCACGGCGCGCTCATCGATCCTGGCGGCAATATGACCTTCAACGAGCTGACGCTCACGATGCGCAAATACATGGCGCCGCAGGATCTGCACTATCTGCTGGCCTCGCACGCCGACCCCGACATCATCGCCTCGCTCGATCGATGGATGACGGCCTCCAAGGCCGATCTGGTCATCTCCCGGCTGTGGGCGCGTTTTGCTCCGCACTTTTGCAAACTGGGCAAGACCGACAAACGCATCATCGGCGTACCCGATACGGGGGGCACGCTGCGCCTGGGCGAAAGCGATCTGGTGCTCCTGCCCGCGCATTTCCTGCATGCGGAGGGCAATTTCCAGTTCTACGACCCGATCAGCAAGATCCTGTTTTCTGGCGATCTGGGGGTCTCGCTCGTCAGTGGCGAGCAGGCACGCCGCCCCTATACGAACCTGAGCGACGCCCTACCCCATATGGAAGCCTTCCACCGGCGCTATATGGTGTCCAACAAAATCCTGCGCTATTGGGCCAGCATGGTGCGCACTCTGGACATCGAGATGATCGTGCCGCAGCATGGCGCGCCGATTCGCGGCAAGGCGGCAGTCGCTCAGTTCATCGACTGGGCCGAAAACCTGAGTTGCGGCATCGACCTGATGACCCTGAGCAACTACCGCGTGCCCGACCAGCCCATTCCCCTGGCCGCGTAGATTGCTCAAGCGCCAGTCTGAACCTGCCACTCCATGGCTTCGCCCGCGTGCAAGGGCACGATGTCAGTGTCGGCGTAGGGCAGGTGTTCGGGCACGTTCCAGGGTGTGCGTGTAAGCGTGATGTCACCGCGGTTGCGCGGCAAACCGTAGAACGCGGCGCCGAACCGGCTGGCGAAATCATCGAGCCGGTGCAGCGCATCGCGCTGCTCGAAGGCGGCGCAATAAAGCTCCAGCGCATTCGCCGCGGTAAAGCAGCCAGCACAGCCGCAGGCGGCTTCCTTGGTATGGCGCGCATGCGGCGCCGAATCGGTGCCGAGAAAAAAGCGGTCGTCGCCGCTGGTAGCCGCATCGAGCAGCGCCAGACGATGGGTCTCGCGCTTGAGCACGGGCAGGCAGTAGTAGTGGGGTCGCATGCCGCCCTTGAACATGGCGTTGCGGTTGTGCAGCAGATGGTGCGCGGTGAGGGTTGCCGCCAGGCGGGGCACGCCCTGGTCATCGCGCTCGGACGCCTCGCGCACGAACTGCGCGGCCTGCGCGGTGGTGATGTGCTCGAGCACGATCTTCAGCTCAGGGAAGGCCCGGCGCAAGGCGATGAGATGCCGTTCGATGAAGACCGCCTCGCGGTCGAAGACGTCGACCTCCGGATCGGTGACCTCGCCATGAATGAGCAGCGGCATGCCCACGCGCTGCATCGCTTCGAGCGCAGGATAGATGCGCTTGAGTTCGGTGACGCCACTGTCCGAGTTGGTGGTGGCTCCCGCCGGATAGAGTTTGAAGGCGTGGACGACTCCGCTCTGCCTAGCCTCTTCCACCATCGCCGGCGTAGTGTCGTCGGTGAGGTAGAGGGTCATCAGGGGCGTGAAATCGCTGCCTTCGGGCAAGGCGGCGAGGATGCGGCCCCGGTATTCCAGCGCCTGCTGCAGCCGCACCACCGGCGGCTTGAGATTGGGCATGACGATGGCCCGCGCGAACTGCCTGGCCGTCCAGGGCAAGGCATCGCGCAGCGCGGCGCCATCGCGAAGGTGCAGATGAAAATCGTCGGGACGGGTGAGTGTGAGCGTCTGAATCGAGGTCATATCGGCGGCAAAAACAGCAACGCCGACATGCTACGCCCGCCCTGCGACAGCGCTTTAAACGCTGTGAATGAATCCGGCGCCACCGAGTGCAACGCCGAGTGGGGACGCCAGCGCGGCATGCTCGGGAGTGGCGGATTTGTTCACAACGTCTCAGTGCTGCAGGATCTTTGCCAGGAAATGCGCCGCGCGCTCACTGCGCTGCTCGCTGGGCGAGAAAAACTGCGACGTGGGACAGTCCTCCACGACACGCCCCGCGTCCATGAAGACCACGCGGTGAGACACCTTGCGGGCAAATCCCATTTCATGCGTGACCACCATCATGGTCATGCCCTCCTCGGCCAGCTTGACCATCACGTCGAGCACTTCACCGACCATCTCGGGATCGAGGGCCGAAGTGGGTTCGTCGAACAGCATCGCGATCGGGTCCATCGACAGGGCGCGGGCAATCGCCACGCGTTGCTGTTGACCGCCGGATAGCTGTCCTGGGAACTTGTCTTTGTGCGAGGACAGGCCGACTCGATCAAGATAGAGCAGGCCCTTTTCCCGCGCCTCGGCCTTGCTGCGCCCCAGAACCTTGATCTGCGCCAGCGTGAGGTTGTCCGCCACCGTCAGATGCGGGAACAGCTCGAAGTGCTGAAACACCATGCCCACACGCGAACGCAGTTTGGGCAGATCGGTCTTCGGGTTGGCAATCGACGTGCCATCCACCACCACATCACCCTTCTGGAACGGCTCCAGCGCATTCACGCACTTGATCAGGGTGGACTTGCCCGAGCCCGAGGGCCCGCACACCACCACGACCTCGCCGCGCGCGATCTGCGTGGAGCAATCGGTGAGAACCTGGAAATCGCCGTACCACTTGCTGATCTGGCGAATGTCGATCATGGGCGCTGCCGCACCCTGAACAGGAGTCTGATTCATGGAACGATCCATAGAGGTCAATTAGCGCACGATGGCGATGCGCCGATGCAGGCGTTTGACGCCTTGCGACAGCAAAAAACTAAGCACGAAATACACCACCGCAACCAGGGTGTACATCTCCACTACGCGACTGTCGCGTTGGGCGATCTTCACGGCGGCACCGACAAAATCGGTGACGTTCAGCAGCGCCACGAGCGACACGTCCTGAAACAGCACGATGGTCTGGGTCAGCAGGACGGGCAGCATATTGCGCAGGGCCTGCGGCAGAATGATCAGACGCATCGACTGCGCATAGGTCAGGCCCAGTGCGTATGCGGCGCCCAACTGGCCCTTGGGAATACTCTGGATGCCGGCGCGCACGATCTCCGCGAAATACGCGGCCTCGAAGAGGATGAAGGTCACATAGGCCGATCGCTCGGCACCGATCTTGGGTGGATAGTCCGCACCGCTGAGCGATTGCAGCATGACCGGCACGAGGAAGTAGAACCAGAAGATGACCAGCAGCAGCGGAATCGAGCGCATCAGATTGATGTATCCCGCTGCCAGGGTGGACAGCCACTTCAGGTGCGACAGCCTCGCCAGCGCCAGGAGAATGCCCAGCAGGGTGCCGCCAATCGCCGCCACCACGGTGAGCTGCACGGTATAGGCCAGGCCCTTGAGCAGAAAGGGCATGACCGAGACGATGGAGGAAAAGTCGAATCCGCCCATCACTTGCTCCCGCCCATATAGCCGGGCACGGCCGAGGCACGTTCCACCCACGCCATGATGCGATTGATGGAAAACGCCACGGCCACATACAGCACCGTGGCGGCGCCAAAGGCCGCGAAGTAGCGGAACGTCATCTCGCCCATCTCCCGCGTACGGAAGAACAGCTCCGTCAGGCCGATGGAGTAGGCAACCGCCGAATTCTTCACCAGGTTCATCGACTCGGATGTGAGCGGCGGAATGATGATGCGATACGCCATGGGCAGCAGCACATAGCGGTAAGTCTGCGTCGGCGTCAGCCCCAGGGCCAGCCCGGCCAAGGTCTGCCCGCGCGGCAACGACTGGATGCCCGACTTCACTTGCTCGGCGATGCGCGCCGCGGTGAACAGGCCAAGGCAGACCACGGCGGTCAGGATCTGGAAGGTGCCGGGATCGACGTCGTTGGCGAATCGCTTCAAAGGCGGAATCACGCTGGGCAGCACGAAATACCAGATGAAGAACTGCACCAGAAGGGGAATATTGCGGAACAGTTCCACGTAGGCATTACCCAAGGTGACCCAGAATCGGCTCTTGGTCGTTCGCACGACCCCCAGCACCGAACCCAGCACCATGGCGATGATCCAGGCGCAGACCACGAGGATCAGGGTGTACTCAAGCCCCGAGAGCAGGGACATGCCCCAGGTCGTGTCGCCATCGGGCGTGTCTTCCAGAAAAATGCCTAAGCCCAGCATGTCATCCCCTCGACGGAATTCTTGGTGTGCAAGGAAAAAAGCCGGCAGAACTGCCGGCTTGGCTCCGTATCCGCAAGGCGCAGCTTATTCGACGCCCTTGTCGTTCGGATGGGCAAAGGCCTCCTTGATCGCCGGCGTTTCCGGGAAGTTCAGATTGATGCCCTTGGGCGGGATCGGGCTGGTGAACCACTTGGCGTAGATCTTGTTGATCTCGCCCGACTTCATGACGCCGTCGATGGTCTTGTCGACCAGCGCCTTGAACTGCGGATCATCCTTGCGCAACATCATGCTGTAGGGCTCCTGGCGCAGCGAGCCCGGCAGGATCTTGTAGGCCGACGGGTCCTTGGAGTTGGCGATCTGGCCCGCCAGCAGGATGTCGTCCATCACGAAGGCTGCGGCGCGGCCATCGGCCATCAGCAGGAAGCTCTCGGCATGATCCTTGCCGTAGATTTCCTTGAAGTCCATGTCCTTGGTCTTTTCATACTTCTTCAGCAGCGGCACAGCGGTGGTGCCAGATGTGGTGACGATGTTCTTGCCACCGAGCTGGGCGAAGTCGTTGATGCCCGAATCTTTCTTCACCGCCGCGGTCACGTTGATGACGAAATAGGTCGGCCCGAAAGACACCTGCTTCTGGCGGGCCACCGAATTCGTGGTGGAGCCGCACTCCAGATCGATGGTGCCGTTCTCCAGCAGGGGAATGCGGTTGCTGGAGGTCACGGGTGCGTAGCTGACCTTCAGATCGGGCATTTTCAGATCGGCCTTGACGGCATCGACCACCTTGCCGCAAAGCTCCATGGCGTAGCCGACGGGTTTGCCGGTATTGTCGAGATAGGAGAAGGGAATCGACGACTCGCGGTAGCCGACGGTGATGCTGCCCGTGTCTTTGACCTTCTTGAGCGTGCCCGTGAGTTCGGCCGCCTGAACGCTGGACAACGCCGCCGCGGCCAGAACGGTCAAACCAAACAGTTTCTTGATCATGCGAATCTCCGTGTAGGTAGAAGTGAACGTATTGGGCAAGTGTAACCGTACGTCACAGTTGCGCAATAGGTGTATGCAATTGCTGTTCCGGCCTCTCGCCCAACGCGCGCATGCGCCGTTTTCAAGCCATCGCCGTGGATTCGCTATCGAGCCTCAGACCATCCTGCTGCAAGGTCCACATGCGGGCGTACAGACCTTGGGCCCGGAGCAGTTGGGCGTGGGTGCCCCGTTCCACCACGCGTCCTTTGTCCACCACCAGGATCTGATGCGCATCGACCACGGTGGACAGGCGGTGGGCAATGACCAGGGCCGTGCGGTCGCGCGAGGCGGCGCGAATCTCGGCCTGAATCGCCTTTTCGTTGTGTGAGTCGAGCTGCGAGGTGGCCTCATCGAAGATCAGGATGGGCGGGTTTTTCAACAAGGCGCGGGCAATCGCAACACGTTGCTTCTCACCACCCGACAGCTTGAGCCCGCGCTCGCCCACCTGCGTGTCGTAGCCCAGGGGCGTGCTGACGATGAAGTCATGAATATGGGCAGCGCGCGCCACAGCTTCCACCTCGGCCGCTGTGGCGCCCGGCTTGCCATAGGCAATGTTGTAGCCCATGGTGTCGTTGAACAGCACCGTGTCCTGCGGCACGATGCCGATGGCGCGGCGCACGCTGGCCTGTGTCACCTGCGAAACATCCTGCCCGTCGATCAAGATACGGCCGGCCTCGGGCGCGTAGAAACGGAACAGCAGGCGCGCCAGCGTGGATTTTCCGGCACCGGAAGGCCCGACGATGGCCAGTGTCGTACCGGCCGGAACGACAAAATCCAGTCCATCGAGAATAAGGCGCTCGGGGTGGTAACCAAAGCGCACGCTCTCGAAACGAACCTCGCCCCGACCGACCTGCAACGGCAGGGCCTGCGGCGCGTCCCTGATCTCCTGATGCTCCTCCAGAATGGTGAACATGCGCTCGAGATCGGTGGTGGATTGCCGGATCTCGCGGTAGATCACGCCGAGGAAATTCAGCGGGGCATAGAGCTGCAGCATGAACGCGTTGACCAGAACCAGATCGCCCAGGTTCATGCTGCCGTTCACGACACCCACGGTCGCCCGCCACACCAACAGCGTCACGGCCGTGGCGATGATCACACTCTGCCCGAGGTTGAGGAGCGAGAGCGAATTCTGCGACTTGATCGCCGCATGCATCCAGCTCCTGAGGTTGTCGTCGTAGCGTGCCGACTCCAGGGCCTCATTGCCAAACATCTTCACCGTTTCGTAGTTCAGCAGGGCGTCGATGGCTCGCTGGTTGGCGCGCGAATCCTGGGTGTTCATGTCACGGCGCAATTGGGTGCGCCACTCGGTCACGGTGATGGTGAATCCGACATACATCACCAGCGCGATCAGCGCGATGCCGGCAAACCAGATGTCGTACTTGACCAGCAGGATGCCGATGACCAGCGCCATCTCCACCAGAGTGGGCAAAATACTGTAGAGGGTGAACGACACCAGGCTGGAGATGGCGCGCGTGCCCCGCTCCATATCGCGCGACATCCCCCCCGTCTGACGCTCCAGGTGATAGCGCATGCTCAGACTGAACAGATGATCGAAAACCTGCAGCGCGACCTTGCGCACGGCCCCCTGCGTCACCCGGGAAAACACGACCTCGCGCAATTCAGTGAAGAGCGACACGCTCAAGCGAAGCAAGCCGTAGGCAACCAACAGCGCCACCGGCACGACGAGCACAGCACGGGCGTCTCCAGGCCTGAGGTCGAGCGCGTTGACG
It includes:
- a CDS encoding peptidoglycan D,D-transpeptidase FtsI family protein, producing the protein MKNPALRPHMPAASYDKSPLLNVKLPPGRAWLVKGLLFAAFAALALRAFWVQVWTTQFYQNQGELRFVRTIELPAMRGRILDRNGNILASSIPAKTIWADPTQVESDNGKVQQLARLLGLNAADLKRRLDSDKQFVYLKRQVDIDIAKQVKALGIKGIYESPSYKRYYPEGSAAAQLIGFSNIEGQGQDGMELALQSRLAGHPGVRKVVKDRLGNVIEDVSGGVPPVDGQDVRLSIDSKIQYLTYQALKQSVVDNKAKNGSAVVIDAKTGEILAMANYPSFDPNTRRRMTESDIRNYAVTDAFEPGSVLKPITLSAALQAGLITPTTVFHTAPGCQQFFGANICDDNNNGDIELPQVIQYSSNVATSQVVSKMPAQVQWNMYTAVGFGQRPQIEFPGATSGLMRPMKRWRPIDRITMGFGYGLGVSTLQLAHAYLIFADRGRIFPVTLFKHDEAPEGVQVVSPTVAREMRGMLALVTQPGGTAPAAAVPGYSTGGKTGTAWIAKDGRYDKKLFRAQFVGLAPINHPVLVMAVSVDQPSAGKHFGGQVSAPVFGAVVPQALRILGVQPDLPVKPDLVPAQTAQALQLPAGRLVKGGA
- the ftsL gene encoding cell division protein FtsL; protein product: MTRINLVLLFVVVLCAMSVVRAQYQGRRTFAALDVAQQRAEQLQMDKDRLQVEYRAMSAPGRIEQIARTQLDMRPITAARTVFVHEGQSTLTPLPAVPQSQPRSAGKGAHR
- the rsmH gene encoding 16S rRNA (cytosine(1402)-N(4))-methyltransferase RsmH is translated as MRQHAPTPSAETAHRTVLLHEAVDQLITDPSGVYLDATFGRGGHSREILRRLSPAGRLIAIDRDPQAIEAAAQIHDARFVIAHAPFSEFARVLRDQGVSQADGLLFDLGVSSPQLDQPERGFSFRADGPLDMRMDTSSGPTVAEYLASASVDEIATVLRDYGDERAAVQIAKKIVARRDAGAPLARSGELAALVAATVKSREPGQDPATRTFQALRIHVNAELAQIEAALSQVLDCLKPGGRLAVISFHSLEDALIKRFIHRHARAPAVDRRQPFVPGLSAEFKPDLSEVARLRPTAAEVSGNARSRSAMLRVAQRV
- the mraZ gene encoding division/cell wall cluster transcriptional repressor MraZ; this encodes MFIGISALNLDGKGRMTVPARHRDVLMARSQGRLTLTKSPDGCLMLFSDDEWVGFRDKVMQLPMAAQGWRRIYLGHATETEMDATGRVLISPELRQAAGLEREVDLIGMGRHFEIWDRAKHQAQEAAVIEAGMPDAVRDIVL
- a CDS encoding MBL fold metallo-hydrolase; this encodes MATELFNNGTHLCLMFSDLVEENADAVQANQFLIIDHGHGALIDPGGNMTFNELTLTMRKYMAPQDLHYLLASHADPDIIASLDRWMTASKADLVISRLWARFAPHFCKLGKTDKRIIGVPDTGGTLRLGESDLVLLPAHFLHAEGNFQFYDPISKILFSGDLGVSLVSGEQARRPYTNLSDALPHMEAFHRRYMVSNKILRYWASMVRTLDIEMIVPQHGAPIRGKAAVAQFIDWAENLSCGIDLMTLSNYRVPDQPIPLAA
- the pyrC gene encoding dihydroorotase; protein product: MTSIQTLTLTRPDDFHLHLRDGAALRDALPWTARQFARAIVMPNLKPPVVRLQQALEYRGRILAALPEGSDFTPLMTLYLTDDTTPAMVEEARQSGVVHAFKLYPAGATTNSDSGVTELKRIYPALEAMQRVGMPLLIHGEVTDPEVDVFDREAVFIERHLIALRRAFPELKIVLEHITTAQAAQFVREASERDDQGVPRLAATLTAHHLLHNRNAMFKGGMRPHYYCLPVLKRETHRLALLDAATSGDDRFFLGTDSAPHARHTKEAACGCAGCFTAANALELYCAAFEQRDALHRLDDFASRFGAAFYGLPRNRGDITLTRTPWNVPEHLPYADTDIVPLHAGEAMEWQVQTGA
- a CDS encoding amino acid ABC transporter ATP-binding protein, which encodes MIDIRQISKWYGDFQVLTDCSTQIARGEVVVVCGPSGSGKSTLIKCVNALEPFQKGDVVVDGTSIANPKTDLPKLRSRVGMVFQHFELFPHLTVADNLTLAQIKVLGRSKAEAREKGLLYLDRVGLSSHKDKFPGQLSGGQQQRVAIARALSMDPIAMLFDEPTSALDPEMVGEVLDVMVKLAEEGMTMMVVTHEMGFARKVSHRVVFMDAGRVVEDCPTSQFFSPSEQRSERAAHFLAKILQH
- a CDS encoding amino acid ABC transporter permease produces the protein MGGFDFSSIVSVMPFLLKGLAYTVQLTVVAAIGGTLLGILLALARLSHLKWLSTLAAGYINLMRSIPLLLVIFWFYFLVPVMLQSLSGADYPPKIGAERSAYVTFILFEAAYFAEIVRAGIQSIPKGQLGAAYALGLTYAQSMRLIILPQALRNMLPVLLTQTIVLFQDVSLVALLNVTDFVGAAVKIAQRDSRVVEMYTLVAVVYFVLSFLLSQGVKRLHRRIAIVR
- a CDS encoding amino acid ABC transporter permease, which gives rise to MLGLGIFLEDTPDGDTTWGMSLLSGLEYTLILVVCAWIIAMVLGSVLGVVRTTKSRFWVTLGNAYVELFRNIPLLVQFFIWYFVLPSVIPPLKRFANDVDPGTFQILTAVVCLGLFTAARIAEQVKSGIQSLPRGQTLAGLALGLTPTQTYRYVLLPMAYRIIIPPLTSESMNLVKNSAVAYSIGLTELFFRTREMGEMTFRYFAAFGAATVLYVAVAFSINRIMAWVERASAVPGYMGGSK
- a CDS encoding transporter substrate-binding domain-containing protein, with amino-acid sequence MIKKLFGLTVLAAAALSSVQAAELTGTLKKVKDTGSITVGYRESSIPFSYLDNTGKPVGYAMELCGKVVDAVKADLKMPDLKVSYAPVTSSNRIPLLENGTIDLECGSTTNSVARQKQVSFGPTYFVINVTAAVKKDSGINDFAQLGGKNIVTTSGTTAVPLLKKYEKTKDMDFKEIYGKDHAESFLLMADGRAAAFVMDDILLAGQIANSKDPSAYKILPGSLRQEPYSMMLRKDDPQFKALVDKTIDGVMKSGEINKIYAKWFTSPIPPKGINLNFPETPAIKEAFAHPNDKGVE
- a CDS encoding ABCB family ABC transporter ATP-binding protein/permease is translated as MHARNSSAMPESSPSATPTRSRWAVISALWPYLWEYRARVVLALLMMIAAKLSNVGVPLVLKDIVNALDLRPGDARAVLVVPVALLVAYGLLRLSVSLFTELREVVFSRVTQGAVRKVALQVFDHLFSLSMRYHLERQTGGMSRDMERGTRAISSLVSFTLYSILPTLVEMALVIGILLVKYDIWFAGIALIALVMYVGFTITVTEWRTQLRRDMNTQDSRANQRAIDALLNYETVKMFGNEALESARYDDNLRSWMHAAIKSQNSLSLLNLGQSVIIATAVTLLVWRATVGVVNGSMNLGDLVLVNAFMLQLYAPLNFLGVIYREIRQSTTDLERMFTILEEHQEIRDAPQALPLQVGRGEVRFESVRFGYHPERLILDGLDFVVPAGTTLAIVGPSGAGKSTLARLLFRFYAPEAGRILIDGQDVSQVTQASVRRAIGIVPQDTVLFNDTMGYNIAYGKPGATAAEVEAVARAAHIHDFIVSTPLGYDTQVGERGLKLSGGEKQRVAIARALLKNPPILIFDEATSQLDSHNEKAIQAEIRAASRDRTALVIAHRLSTVVDAHQILVVDKGRVVERGTHAQLLRAQGLYARMWTLQQDGLRLDSESTAMA